Proteins encoded within one genomic window of Thioploca ingrica:
- a CDS encoding 4Fe-4S ferredoxin iron-sulfur binding domain-containing protein, translated as MALYITDECINCDVCEPECPNGAISQGEEIYVINPKLCTECVGHYDTSQCVEVCPVDCILSDPNHPESQEELMQKYNQLVQQSKQSA; from the coding sequence ATGGCACTTTATATCACTGATGAATGTATTAATTGTGATGTGTGTGAACCGGAATGTCCCAATGGTGCAATTAGCCAAGGGGAAGAAATTTACGTTATCAATCCCAAATTATGTACTGAATGTGTAGGACATTATGATACTTCACAATGTGTGGAAGTTTGTCCAGTCGATTGTATTCTATCCGATCCCAATCACCCAGAAAGTCAAGAAGAATTAATGCAAAAATATAATCAACTCGTTCAACAATCTAAACAATCTGCTTAA
- a CDS encoding pantetheine-phosphate adenylyltransferase, translating to MKITAIYPGTFDPITNGHADIVKRATQLFAHVIVAVAANPKKSPTFTLEQRIELAQIVLKDFNQVTVQGFESLLVDFAKQNQAQVIVRGLRAVSDFEYEFQLANMNRTLNSEIETLFLTPITQYTYISSSLIKEIAALGGWVGDFVHPAVGAALMRKTR from the coding sequence ATGAAAATAACCGCCATTTATCCTGGCACTTTTGATCCGATTACCAATGGACACGCTGATATCGTTAAACGCGCGACGCAATTGTTTGCACATGTTATTGTAGCGGTAGCGGCTAACCCGAAAAAATCACCGACTTTTACCTTAGAACAGCGAATTGAATTAGCACAAATTGTGTTAAAAGATTTTAATCAGGTTACTGTCCAGGGTTTTGAATCTTTACTCGTTGATTTTGCTAAACAAAATCAGGCACAAGTGATTGTACGTGGGTTACGCGCCGTTTCTGATTTTGAATATGAATTTCAATTAGCCAATATGAATCGAACCTTGAACTCAGAAATAGAGACCCTATTTTTAACACCAATCACTCAGTATACTTATATCTCTTCGTCTTTAATTAAAGAGATTGCCGCATTAGGTGGGTGGGTGGGTGATTTTGTCCACCCAGCCGTGGGTGCGGCGCTGATGAGAAAAACGCGCTAG
- a CDS encoding delta-aminolevulinic acid dehydratase, producing the protein MPIPYAGIAQFPTLRLRRMRRDEFSRRLMRENDLTLNDLIYPLFVMEGKQQRVAIASMPDQFRLSIDELIKEAEELVKLGVPAIALFPVVPPAKKSLDAQEAYHPEGLAQRAVRAVKSNFPQLGVITDVALDPFTTHGQDGLIDNTSYVMNDETVEVLVKQALSHAQAGADIVAPSDMMDGRVGRIRQALEAAGFKNTQILAYSAKYASSFYGPFRDAVGSAGALGTNNKYSYQMDPANSDEALREVALDLQEGADIIMIKPGMPYLDIVQRVKTIFNAPLFVYQVSGEYAMLKAAAQNGWLAESAVMMESLLSIKRAGANGILTYFAKAAAQYLQSTREI; encoded by the coding sequence TTGCGTAGAATGCGTCGAGATGAATTTTCTCGTCGGTTAATGCGGGAAAACGATTTAACCCTTAATGATTTGATTTATCCTTTATTTGTCATGGAAGGTAAACAACAGCGGGTAGCTATTGCTTCTATGCCAGATCAGTTTCGCCTGAGTATTGATGAATTAATCAAAGAGGCGGAAGAACTCGTCAAATTAGGTGTTCCGGCTATCGCCTTATTTCCAGTCGTCCCACCCGCAAAAAAATCCTTAGATGCCCAAGAAGCTTATCATCCAGAGGGTTTAGCGCAGCGAGCCGTGCGTGCGGTTAAATCAAACTTCCCGCAATTAGGCGTGATAACCGATGTCGCGTTGGATCCTTTTACTACTCATGGTCAAGATGGTCTCATTGATAACACGAGTTATGTCATGAATGATGAAACTGTCGAAGTACTCGTTAAGCAAGCATTATCTCATGCTCAAGCGGGTGCTGATATCGTTGCACCTTCGGATATGATGGATGGTCGGGTTGGTAGAATTCGTCAAGCTTTAGAAGCGGCGGGTTTTAAAAATACCCAAATTCTCGCTTATTCTGCTAAATACGCTTCTAGTTTTTATGGCCCTTTTCGTGATGCGGTCGGTTCAGCCGGGGCACTCGGAACCAATAATAAATATAGTTATCAAATGGATCCGGCTAATAGCGATGAGGCGTTACGAGAAGTAGCTTTAGATTTACAAGAGGGTGCTGATATCATCATGATAAAGCCGGGTATGCCTTATTTAGATATTGTGCAACGTGTCAAAACGATCTTTAATGCGCCCCTATTTGTCTATCAAGTCAGCGGTGAATACGCTATGCTTAAAGCTGCTGCTCAAAATGGTTGGTTAGCTGAATCAGCGGTGATGATGGAATCATTATTAAGCATTAAACGTGCGGGTGCCAATGGTATCTTAACTTATTTTGCTAAAGCGGCTGCACAATATTTACAATCAACCCGGGAAATCTGA